Proteins encoded within one genomic window of Callithrix jacchus isolate 240 chromosome 11, calJac240_pri, whole genome shotgun sequence:
- the OR9A4 gene encoding LOW QUALITY PROTEIN: olfactory receptor 9A4 (The sequence of the model RefSeq protein was modified relative to this genomic sequence to represent the inferred CDS: inserted 3 bases in 2 codons), which produces MLINYSSATEFYLLGFPGSEELHHILFAIFFFYLVTLTGNMVIIVIVCVDKRLQSPMYFFLGHLSVLEILVTTIIIPVMLWGLLLPGMQAISLSACVVQLFLYLAVGTTEFALLGAMAVDRYVAVCNPLRYNIIVNRPTCNIVVLVSWVFGFLFQIWPVCAMFQLTYFKSNVVNNFFCDRGQLFKLSCNNTLXSEFILFLMAVFVLFGSLIPTIVSYTYIISTILKIPSASGWRKAFSTCASHFTCVVISYGSCLFLYVKPKQTQAADYNXVVSLMVSVVTPFLNPFIFTLRNDKVIEVLRDRVKHCCQLFRNYPCSEAFYMVKHLVEILK; this is translated from the exons ATGTTGATTAATTACTCTAGTGCCACTGAATTTTATCTCCTTGGCTTCCCTGGCTCTGAAGAACTACATCATATCCTTTTTGCTATATTCTTTTTCTACTTGGTGACATTAACGGGAAACATGGTCATCATCGTGATTGTCTGTGTGGATAAACGTCTGCAGTCTCCCATGTATTTCTTCCTTGGCCACCTCTCTGTCCTGGAGATTCTGGTCACAACCATAATCATCCCTGTGATGCTTTGGGGATTGCTGCTGCCTGGAATGCAGGCAATATCTTTGTCTGCCTGTGTTGTCCAGCTCTTCTTGTACCTTGCTGTGGGGACAACAGAGTTTGCATTACTTGGAGCAATGGCTGTGGACCGCTATGTGGCTGTGTGTAACCCTTTGAGGTACAACATCATTGTGAACAGACCCACCTGCAACATTGTGGTTCTTGTGTCATGGGTTTTTGGGTTCCTTTTTCAAATCTGGCCAGTCTGTGCCATGTTTCAGCTTACTTACTTCAAATCAAACGTGGTGAACAATTTTTTCTGTGACCGAGGGCAATTGTTCAAACTATCCTGCAATAATACTCT TTCAGAGTTTATCCTCTTCTTAATGgctgtttttgttctgtttggttctttGATCCCTACAATCGTCTCCTACACTTACATCATCTCCACCATCCTCAAGATCCCGTCAGCCTCTGGCTGGAGGAAAGCCTTCTCCACCTGTGCCTCCCACTTCACCTGTGTTGTGATCAGCTACGGCAGCTGCTTGTTTCTCTATGTGAAACCCAAGCAAACACAGGCAGCTGATTACA CGGTCGTTTCCCTGATGGTTTCAGTAGTAACTCCTTTCCTCAATCCTTTTATCTTCACCCTCCGGAATGATAAAGTCATAGAGGTCCTTCGTGATAGGGTGAAACACTGCTGTCAACTATTCAGGAATTACCCCTGCTCTGAGGCATTTTATATGGTAAAGCACTTAGTAGAGATTctcaaataa